Proteins from a genomic interval of Liolophura sinensis isolate JHLJ2023 chromosome 3, CUHK_Ljap_v2, whole genome shotgun sequence:
- the LOC135463682 gene encoding exocyst complex component 3-like isoform X3: MSGSPAPLDLGRLEIDAKASAAKLVANLLQRPDQLEKVDHIRRRMVRKKASVEAMLKTAVQSQLDGVRTGLNQLQSALQDVYEIKQNLDEIEETYQSIVPLRQKLQDVRFENSNYCQLATAVENLKHIFTVPEGVRKTEDLINEGKLLQAHKHLTELETSRDDLLFELHKQPNKSPTDRNTLKHYFADVEKLSDSLGKQIFLILNRTLITVRREPSIIVTALRIIEREQRTDDAVIKRHAQTGFIPPGRPKDWRQKCFAKLEESISERIEGNEPDDRTKNKMWLVRHLELIRQRMIEDFRVIKTLLPPVFPPEYDIVHKYLHMYHNAIGHHLKEMISEELERNEIVSLLTWVNGYDGPELLKHPDIDLDSKDLGPLLETPVVEDLQNQYLKTMKSNVSEWLSNSLKTDLKDWYSNSPPDQDGEGKYNTALPVIIYQMMEQNNQVAALINHDLVQNVLMLFVDELNSFAAYYRGELTKYKERHLQNRNEPQYFLHFVIANINNCLAFADQMKQLRRWYLKNEYTETTDDDSDNIRTDRFGLLDIDFHNLGHFGTDMIVEEVFTDLRESLSELLTRSWIDSSKTVDVICATLQDYNEDLQHLKPEFHNSILTKFERVIVKEYLKALFSRKLSFKNYDERRRSAEKICTEADQYKRLIRELRPRGGQKSTLMDVLPMLSEVLKLKDTSMLSLEVTHLANKYPDVKMDQVISLLLARGDISRSEARQIAVDAMGEDDHLKSKPQGIFTEINI; this comes from the exons ATGAGTGGGAGCCCCGCCCCCCTGGACTTGGGGCGGCTGGAAATAGATGCCAAGGCGTCAGCTGCCAAACTTGTGGCCAACCTGCTTCAG CGTCCTGACCAGTTGGAAAAAGTGGATCACATACGCCGACGAATGGTCAGGAAAAAG GCCTCAGTGGAAGCCATGTTGAAAACTGCTGTCCAGTCTCAACTGGATGGGGTGAGAACTGGTCTGAACCAGTTACAGAGCGCCTTGCAAgatgtgtatgaaataaaacagaa cttgGATGAGATTGAGGAAACATATCAGTCCATAGTGCCTTTGCGTCAAAAATTACAGGATGTCCGCTTCGAAAACTCCAATTACTGCCAG CTAGCCACAGCTGTAGAAAATCTCAAACACATCTTCACAGTGCCAGAAGGTGTGAGGAAAACTGAAGACCTAATCAATGAGGGGAAGCTCTTACAGGCTCATAAACA TTTGACGGAATTGGAAACTTCCCGTGATGATTTGCTGTTTGAACTACATAAACAACCTAACAAGAGCCCGACAGATAGAAAT ACCCTGAAGCACTATTTTGCGGATGTGGAGAAGCTGTCAGACTCTCTAGGCAAGCAGATCTTTCTGATTCTAAACCGTACCCTGATTACAGTCAGACGGGAGCCCAGCATCATCGTCACCGCGCTACGCATCATCGAGAGAGAACAGAG AACCGATGATGCAGTCATTAAGCGGCATGCACAAACAGGATTTATCCCCCCTGGAAGACCCAAGGATTGGAGGCAGAAATGTTTTGCCAAACTGGAAGAGTCAATTTCTGAAAG GATAGAGGGAAATGAACCGGATGACAgaacaaagaacaaaatgtGGCTGGTGAGACATTTAGAGTTGATTCGACAGAGAATGATTGAGGATTTCAGGGTCATCAAG acaCTGTTACCACCAGTGTTCCCCCCGGAGTATGACATTGTTCACAAATACCTACACATGTACCACAATGCAATAGGGCATCAT CTGAAGGAAATGATATCTGAGGAGCTGGAGAGGAATGAGATTGTCTCCCTGCTAACCTGGGTCAATGGATACGA TGGTCCAGAACTCCTGAAACATCCTGATATAGACCTGGATAGTAAAGACCTCGGCCCTCTACTGGAGACTCCAGTTGTTGAGGATCTACAGAACCa GTATCTGAAGACAATGAAGAGCAACGTGTCAGAATGGCTGAGCAACTCACTCAAGACTGATCTCAAG GACTGGTACAGCAACTCGCCCCCCGACCAGGACGGAGAGGGGAAATACAACACTGCCCTTCCTGTCATCATTTACCAGATGATGGAACAAAAC AATCAAGTGGCTGCCCTCATAAACCATGACTTGGTGCAGAATGTCCTCATGCTTTTTGTAGATGAGCTGAACTCATTTGCCGCATATTACAGAG GTGAGCTTACCAAATACAAGGAGAGGCATCTTCAGAACCGAAATGAACCCCAGTATTTCCTGCACTTTGTA ATTGCTAACATCAACAACTGTTTAGCATTTGCTGACCAGATGAAACAGCTCAGGCGATGGTATCTGAAGAACGAATACACAGAAACCACCGACGACGACTCAGATAACATTCGCACTGACCGCTTCGGTCTGCTCGACATCGATTTTCACAATCTCGGACATTTTGG AACTGACATGATTGTAGAGGAAGTGTTCACGGACCTGAGAGAGAGCCTGAGTGAGCTTCTCACCAGATCATG GATAGACAGTTCCAAGACGGTGGATGTGATTTGCGCCACACTACAGGACTACAACGAAGACCTGCAGCATCTGAAGCCGGAATTCCACAACTCCATTCTCACAAAGTTTGAGCGAGTCATTGTCAAGGAGTACCTCAAAGCTCTCTTTTCTAG AAAGTTGTCATTCAAGAATTATGACGAGAGACGACGTTCTGCCGAGAAAATCTGTACAGAAGCTGACCAATATAAAAGACTGATACGCGAGCTTCGCCCTAGAGGAGGTCAAAAG TCCACACTGATGGATGTCCTACCCATGTTGTCTGAAGTTCTCAAGCTGAAGGACACCTCCATGTTGTCGTTGGAAGTCACA catCTCGCCAACAAGTACCCTGATGTGAAGATGGACCAGGTGATCAGCCTGTTGCTAGCTCGCGGGGACATAAGTCGCTCTGAGGCCAGACAG ATTGCCGTGGATGCCATGGGAGAAGATGACCACCTGAAGTCTAAACCCCAAGGAATCTTCACCGAAATCaacatatga
- the LOC135463682 gene encoding exocyst complex component 3-like isoform X1, translating to MSGSPAPLDLGRLEIDAKASAAKLVANLLQRPDQLEKVDHIRRRMVRKKASVEAMLKTAVQSQLDGVRTGLNQLQSALQDVYEIKQNLDEIEETYQSIVPLRQKLQDVRFENSNYCQLATAVENLKHIFTVPEGVRKTEDLINEGKLLQAHKHLTELETSRDDLLFELHKQPNKSPTDRNTLKHYFADVEKLSDSLGKQIFLILNRTLITVRREPSIIVTALRIIEREQRTDDAVIKRHAQTGFIPPGRPKDWRQKCFAKLEESISERIEGNEPDDRTKNKMWLVRHLELIRQRMIEDFRVIKTLLPPVFPPEYDIVHKYLHMYHNAIGHHLKEMISEELERNEIVSLLTWVNGYDGPELLKHPDIDLDSKDLGPLLETPVVEDLQNQYLKTMKSNVSEWLSNSLKTDLKDWYSNSPPDQDGEGKYNTALPVIIYQMMEQNNQVAALINHDLVQNVLMLFVDELNSFAAYYRGELTKYKERHLQNRNEPQYFLHFVIANINNCLAFADQMKQLRRWYLKNEYTETTDDDSDNIRTDRFGLLDIDFHNLGHFGTDMIVEEVFTDLRESLSELLTRSWIDSSKTVDVICATLQDYNEDLQHLKPEFHNSILTKFERVIVKEYLKALFSRKLSFKNYDERRRSAEKICTEADQYKRLIRELRPRGGQKSTLMDVLPMLSEVLKLKDTSMLSLEVTHLANKYPDVKMDQVISLLLARGDISRSEARQIAVDALREAHHLQSNHHLLSIVPFACPFIQLLNISYLLFNSPTTYCSLFNLPTIPCSLFSLPTIPCSLFSLPSFA from the exons ATGAGTGGGAGCCCCGCCCCCCTGGACTTGGGGCGGCTGGAAATAGATGCCAAGGCGTCAGCTGCCAAACTTGTGGCCAACCTGCTTCAG CGTCCTGACCAGTTGGAAAAAGTGGATCACATACGCCGACGAATGGTCAGGAAAAAG GCCTCAGTGGAAGCCATGTTGAAAACTGCTGTCCAGTCTCAACTGGATGGGGTGAGAACTGGTCTGAACCAGTTACAGAGCGCCTTGCAAgatgtgtatgaaataaaacagaa cttgGATGAGATTGAGGAAACATATCAGTCCATAGTGCCTTTGCGTCAAAAATTACAGGATGTCCGCTTCGAAAACTCCAATTACTGCCAG CTAGCCACAGCTGTAGAAAATCTCAAACACATCTTCACAGTGCCAGAAGGTGTGAGGAAAACTGAAGACCTAATCAATGAGGGGAAGCTCTTACAGGCTCATAAACA TTTGACGGAATTGGAAACTTCCCGTGATGATTTGCTGTTTGAACTACATAAACAACCTAACAAGAGCCCGACAGATAGAAAT ACCCTGAAGCACTATTTTGCGGATGTGGAGAAGCTGTCAGACTCTCTAGGCAAGCAGATCTTTCTGATTCTAAACCGTACCCTGATTACAGTCAGACGGGAGCCCAGCATCATCGTCACCGCGCTACGCATCATCGAGAGAGAACAGAG AACCGATGATGCAGTCATTAAGCGGCATGCACAAACAGGATTTATCCCCCCTGGAAGACCCAAGGATTGGAGGCAGAAATGTTTTGCCAAACTGGAAGAGTCAATTTCTGAAAG GATAGAGGGAAATGAACCGGATGACAgaacaaagaacaaaatgtGGCTGGTGAGACATTTAGAGTTGATTCGACAGAGAATGATTGAGGATTTCAGGGTCATCAAG acaCTGTTACCACCAGTGTTCCCCCCGGAGTATGACATTGTTCACAAATACCTACACATGTACCACAATGCAATAGGGCATCAT CTGAAGGAAATGATATCTGAGGAGCTGGAGAGGAATGAGATTGTCTCCCTGCTAACCTGGGTCAATGGATACGA TGGTCCAGAACTCCTGAAACATCCTGATATAGACCTGGATAGTAAAGACCTCGGCCCTCTACTGGAGACTCCAGTTGTTGAGGATCTACAGAACCa GTATCTGAAGACAATGAAGAGCAACGTGTCAGAATGGCTGAGCAACTCACTCAAGACTGATCTCAAG GACTGGTACAGCAACTCGCCCCCCGACCAGGACGGAGAGGGGAAATACAACACTGCCCTTCCTGTCATCATTTACCAGATGATGGAACAAAAC AATCAAGTGGCTGCCCTCATAAACCATGACTTGGTGCAGAATGTCCTCATGCTTTTTGTAGATGAGCTGAACTCATTTGCCGCATATTACAGAG GTGAGCTTACCAAATACAAGGAGAGGCATCTTCAGAACCGAAATGAACCCCAGTATTTCCTGCACTTTGTA ATTGCTAACATCAACAACTGTTTAGCATTTGCTGACCAGATGAAACAGCTCAGGCGATGGTATCTGAAGAACGAATACACAGAAACCACCGACGACGACTCAGATAACATTCGCACTGACCGCTTCGGTCTGCTCGACATCGATTTTCACAATCTCGGACATTTTGG AACTGACATGATTGTAGAGGAAGTGTTCACGGACCTGAGAGAGAGCCTGAGTGAGCTTCTCACCAGATCATG GATAGACAGTTCCAAGACGGTGGATGTGATTTGCGCCACACTACAGGACTACAACGAAGACCTGCAGCATCTGAAGCCGGAATTCCACAACTCCATTCTCACAAAGTTTGAGCGAGTCATTGTCAAGGAGTACCTCAAAGCTCTCTTTTCTAG AAAGTTGTCATTCAAGAATTATGACGAGAGACGACGTTCTGCCGAGAAAATCTGTACAGAAGCTGACCAATATAAAAGACTGATACGCGAGCTTCGCCCTAGAGGAGGTCAAAAG TCCACACTGATGGATGTCCTACCCATGTTGTCTGAAGTTCTCAAGCTGAAGGACACCTCCATGTTGTCGTTGGAAGTCACA catCTCGCCAACAAGTACCCTGATGTGAAGATGGACCAGGTGATCAGCCTGTTGCTAGCTCGCGGGGACATAAGTCGCTCTGAGGCCAGACAG ATTGCTGTTGATGCTCTGCGAGAAGCTCATCACCTCCAGTCCAACCACCATTTATTGTCCATTGTTCCATTTGCTTGTCCATTTATCCAGTTGTTAAACATTTCTTATTTGTTATTCAATTCACCAACCACTTATTGTTCATTGTTCAATTTGCCTACCATTCCTTGTTCATTGTTCAGTTTGCCTACCATTCCTTGTTCGTTATTTAGTTTGCCTTCCTTTGCTTGA
- the LOC135463682 gene encoding exocyst complex component 3-like isoform X2, which produces MSGSPAPLDLGRLEIDAKASAAKLVANLLQRPDQLEKVDHIRRRMVRKKASVEAMLKTAVQSQLDGVRTGLNQLQSALQDVYEIKQNLDEIEETYQSIVPLRQKLQDVRFENSNYCQLATAVENLKHIFTVPEGVRKTEDLINEGKLLQAHKHLTELETSRDDLLFELHKQPNKSPTDRNTLKHYFADVEKLSDSLGKQIFLILNRTLITVRREPSIIVTALRIIEREQRTDDAVIKRHAQTGFIPPGRPKDWRQKCFAKLEESISERIEGNEPDDRTKNKMWLVRHLELIRQRMIEDFRVIKTLLPPVFPPEYDIVHKYLHMYHNAIGHHLKEMISEELERNEIVSLLTWVNGYDGPELLKHPDIDLDSKDLGPLLETPVVEDLQNQYLKTMKSNVSEWLSNSLKTDLKDWYSNSPPDQDGEGKYNTALPVIIYQMMEQNNQVAALINHDLVQNVLMLFVDELNSFAAYYRGELTKYKERHLQNRNEPQYFLHFVIANINNCLAFADQMKQLRRWYLKNEYTETTDDDSDNIRTDRFGLLDIDFHNLGHFGTDMIVEEVFTDLRESLSELLTRSWIDSSKTVDVICATLQDYNEDLQHLKPEFHNSILTKFERVIVKEYLKALFSRKLSFKNYDERRRSAEKICTEADQYKRLIRELRPRGGQKSTLMDVLPMLSEVLKLKDTSMLSLEVTHLANKYPDVKMDQVISLLLARGDISRSEARQIAVDALREAHHLQSNHHLLLPWMPWEKMTT; this is translated from the exons ATGAGTGGGAGCCCCGCCCCCCTGGACTTGGGGCGGCTGGAAATAGATGCCAAGGCGTCAGCTGCCAAACTTGTGGCCAACCTGCTTCAG CGTCCTGACCAGTTGGAAAAAGTGGATCACATACGCCGACGAATGGTCAGGAAAAAG GCCTCAGTGGAAGCCATGTTGAAAACTGCTGTCCAGTCTCAACTGGATGGGGTGAGAACTGGTCTGAACCAGTTACAGAGCGCCTTGCAAgatgtgtatgaaataaaacagaa cttgGATGAGATTGAGGAAACATATCAGTCCATAGTGCCTTTGCGTCAAAAATTACAGGATGTCCGCTTCGAAAACTCCAATTACTGCCAG CTAGCCACAGCTGTAGAAAATCTCAAACACATCTTCACAGTGCCAGAAGGTGTGAGGAAAACTGAAGACCTAATCAATGAGGGGAAGCTCTTACAGGCTCATAAACA TTTGACGGAATTGGAAACTTCCCGTGATGATTTGCTGTTTGAACTACATAAACAACCTAACAAGAGCCCGACAGATAGAAAT ACCCTGAAGCACTATTTTGCGGATGTGGAGAAGCTGTCAGACTCTCTAGGCAAGCAGATCTTTCTGATTCTAAACCGTACCCTGATTACAGTCAGACGGGAGCCCAGCATCATCGTCACCGCGCTACGCATCATCGAGAGAGAACAGAG AACCGATGATGCAGTCATTAAGCGGCATGCACAAACAGGATTTATCCCCCCTGGAAGACCCAAGGATTGGAGGCAGAAATGTTTTGCCAAACTGGAAGAGTCAATTTCTGAAAG GATAGAGGGAAATGAACCGGATGACAgaacaaagaacaaaatgtGGCTGGTGAGACATTTAGAGTTGATTCGACAGAGAATGATTGAGGATTTCAGGGTCATCAAG acaCTGTTACCACCAGTGTTCCCCCCGGAGTATGACATTGTTCACAAATACCTACACATGTACCACAATGCAATAGGGCATCAT CTGAAGGAAATGATATCTGAGGAGCTGGAGAGGAATGAGATTGTCTCCCTGCTAACCTGGGTCAATGGATACGA TGGTCCAGAACTCCTGAAACATCCTGATATAGACCTGGATAGTAAAGACCTCGGCCCTCTACTGGAGACTCCAGTTGTTGAGGATCTACAGAACCa GTATCTGAAGACAATGAAGAGCAACGTGTCAGAATGGCTGAGCAACTCACTCAAGACTGATCTCAAG GACTGGTACAGCAACTCGCCCCCCGACCAGGACGGAGAGGGGAAATACAACACTGCCCTTCCTGTCATCATTTACCAGATGATGGAACAAAAC AATCAAGTGGCTGCCCTCATAAACCATGACTTGGTGCAGAATGTCCTCATGCTTTTTGTAGATGAGCTGAACTCATTTGCCGCATATTACAGAG GTGAGCTTACCAAATACAAGGAGAGGCATCTTCAGAACCGAAATGAACCCCAGTATTTCCTGCACTTTGTA ATTGCTAACATCAACAACTGTTTAGCATTTGCTGACCAGATGAAACAGCTCAGGCGATGGTATCTGAAGAACGAATACACAGAAACCACCGACGACGACTCAGATAACATTCGCACTGACCGCTTCGGTCTGCTCGACATCGATTTTCACAATCTCGGACATTTTGG AACTGACATGATTGTAGAGGAAGTGTTCACGGACCTGAGAGAGAGCCTGAGTGAGCTTCTCACCAGATCATG GATAGACAGTTCCAAGACGGTGGATGTGATTTGCGCCACACTACAGGACTACAACGAAGACCTGCAGCATCTGAAGCCGGAATTCCACAACTCCATTCTCACAAAGTTTGAGCGAGTCATTGTCAAGGAGTACCTCAAAGCTCTCTTTTCTAG AAAGTTGTCATTCAAGAATTATGACGAGAGACGACGTTCTGCCGAGAAAATCTGTACAGAAGCTGACCAATATAAAAGACTGATACGCGAGCTTCGCCCTAGAGGAGGTCAAAAG TCCACACTGATGGATGTCCTACCCATGTTGTCTGAAGTTCTCAAGCTGAAGGACACCTCCATGTTGTCGTTGGAAGTCACA catCTCGCCAACAAGTACCCTGATGTGAAGATGGACCAGGTGATCAGCCTGTTGCTAGCTCGCGGGGACATAAGTCGCTCTGAGGCCAGACAG ATTGCTGTTGATGCTCTGCGAGAAGCTCATCACCTCCAGTCCAACCACCATTTATT ATTGCCGTGGATGCCATGGGAGAAGATGACCACCTGA